CGATAGCAATTTCAACTAAACCTATAAGTCTAAAAATTTCTTGTTGAATATTTTTTATATCTCTAGAATATTCTCCACTTAATGCTTTAATGCTCGTAGAGTGACTTAAGTTGTTTCTCGAGAAAATCAAATCATGAATTGCAGTAGCTTGATTAAGATCTATTTTCTTGTTTATATAACTTCGTTTAGAAAATTCCCCTCTTTGAGCTAAATGAGCCCCGTGTTTGTTTAATAACGCCATAATTTTGTTAATAACGAAAAGCCCACCGTGACAGTTTATTTCAACAGAATCTTCTCCAGTAAAGCTTTTTGGTGCAACAAACTTCATTAATAAAACATCATCGATAACTTCTTTGTTATCAACTATTTTTGCATGTTGAATTGTATAACCTTCTTTAGTTATCTCTTTGTCACAAATTTGATTAATGATCTCGTAAGTATCTGGTCCAGATAATCTAATTACATGAATTGCACTATTATAAGGGGCTGTTGCTAAAGCATAAATGGTTTCGTATTTTTTCATGATTTTATTAATCAATAATACTTATTAAAATTGCGTTTTTAGATAAGTTTAAATTTAAGTTGTTTAAAATCGGTATTAATTTATTTTTTCTTTTAAAATCACCGGTAAAAATTAAATAATTAAGAACCAAACTTATTTCATAATAATCTAATTTTTCAAAAAGATCTCTAATTTTAATTATTTGATCAAATTTCTTATTGTTTACTTCTAATAATTGAACTAATTCTAATAGCTTAAAAATATCTTTATTAGCTTCGTACTGCAAGATATCATCATAACTATAAAACATAGTTCTGATAACATCTAATTCTTTGGGTTTATACTTATTTTTAAATTCCACTTTGTCTTCGTAAGAATTAGTAGAATATCTGACACATCTACTCACGATTGTATCTAAGATGCCGTAAGGTTTTCTGGTAGTTAAAATTCCTATCGTGTTATCTTTTGGTTCTTCAAGGAATTTTAATAAAGAGTTTAGTGATTCTTTATTAGCTTTTTCAATCTGGTGAATTATATAGATTTTGATTCCTCTACTCTCAAGAGCGGTATTATTAAATTTATTTTGAATATCTATTATCTCTTGCTTTCTAATAACGTTATTATGTGGATAAACATGAATTAAATCATAATAACCATTGTTAATGATTTTTAGACATCATACACATTTTTTGCATGGTTTGTTTGCCTCTGTACAAACAATATTAATTAAATATTCCTCTAAGTATCTTTTTAAATAACAGCCTTTGTTTTCAAACAAAAGAATAGGGGTATATTTATTAGTTGATTCCATGATTTTTTACGAAATTCGTAATAATATTTATTACTTGATCATAAATAGTATCTAAATCTAATGAAGCGTTAATGATCTTAGCTTTTTTATTGTCTTTTATTGTCTCTAGATACGAATTTCTAATTTTATGAATACGTTCTTTTGTATAAGCATCTAAATGATTCATTGTGCTTCGTTCAGATATTCTTTTAGCTGCTATTTCAGGATCAACATCGAATAATATTGTTAAATCTGGTTCTAAACCATCTGTAACGTATTCGTTAATCTTTTTGATTTTTTCAAATCCTGCGTTTTTAATCAATCCTTGATAAATTCAAGAAGAAACAACGAAACGATCGCAAATGATAATTTTGTTCTCATCTAGGGCAGGT
The Mycoplasma tullyi genome window above contains:
- the tmk gene encoding dTMP kinase, encoding MKKGVFIVIEGVDGSGKSSFLKRMMNEYTSIDSQPIIYSREPGGCDNSEAVRELIMKLSNSDPLTEALLFCASRNEHLKRKILPALDENKIIICDRFVVSSWIYQGLIKNAGFEKIKKINEYVTDGLEPDLTILFDVDPEIAAKRISERSTMNHLDAYTKERIHKIRNSYLETIKDNKKAKIINASLDLDTIYDQVINIITNFVKNHGIN
- a CDS encoding DNA polymerase III subunit delta'; this translates as MESTNKYTPILLFENKGCYLKRYLEEYLINIVCTEANKPCKKCVWCLKIINNGYYDLIHVYPHNNVIRKQEIIDIQNKFNNTALESRGIKIYIIHQIEKANKESLNSLLKFLEEPKDNTIGILTTRKPYGILDTIVSRCVRYSTNSYEDKVEFKNKYKPKELDVIRTMFYSYDDILQYEANKDIFKLLELVQLLEVNNKKFDQIIKIRDLFEKLDYYEISLVLNYLIFTGDFKRKNKLIPILNNLNLNLSKNAILISIID